A genomic region of Luteibacter aegosomatissinici contains the following coding sequences:
- the xth gene encoding exodeoxyribonuclease III, with protein MKIATFNVNGITARLPHLLQWLEREQPDVACLQELKAPDRGFPLQAIHDVGYGAIWSGQASWNGVAILSRGEDPVESRRSLPGDDKDVHSRYIEALAHGVLVGCIYLPNGNPRPGSKFDYKLAWFDRLIAYAKPLFDTGYPIVLAGDFNVVPTDADIYDPKNWRRDALLQPESRDAYARLLGQGWTDALRAMHPDAHIYTFWDYFRQHWPRDRGLRIDHLLLSGDLAKRLKNAGVDRWVRDLPKASDHAPTWVELRDPPRAKPRR; from the coding sequence ATGAAGATCGCGACCTTCAACGTCAACGGGATCACCGCCCGCTTGCCGCACCTCCTGCAGTGGCTGGAGCGCGAACAGCCCGATGTGGCGTGCCTGCAGGAACTGAAGGCACCGGACCGGGGATTCCCCCTTCAGGCTATCCACGATGTGGGCTACGGCGCGATCTGGTCTGGCCAGGCCTCGTGGAACGGCGTCGCCATCCTGTCCCGGGGGGAGGATCCGGTGGAGAGCCGGCGTAGCCTGCCCGGTGATGATAAGGACGTGCATAGCCGGTATATCGAAGCCCTGGCGCACGGTGTGCTCGTGGGCTGCATTTACCTGCCTAACGGCAACCCGAGGCCCGGTTCGAAGTTCGATTACAAGCTGGCGTGGTTCGATCGGCTTATTGCATACGCGAAGCCGCTTTTCGATACGGGTTACCCCATCGTGCTTGCCGGCGATTTCAACGTGGTGCCCACGGATGCGGATATTTACGACCCGAAGAACTGGCGCCGCGATGCCCTGCTCCAGCCCGAATCGCGCGACGCGTATGCGCGCCTGCTCGGCCAGGGCTGGACGGACGCACTGCGTGCCATGCATCCGGACGCCCATATTTACACGTTCTGGGACTACTTCCGCCAACACTGGCCCCGCGACCGCGGGTTGCGGATCGATCACCTGCTGCTTTCCGGGGACCTGGCCAAGCGGCTGAAAAACGCAGGCGTCGATCGCTGGGTCCGCGACCTCCCCAAGGCCAGCGACCATGCGCCGACCTGGGTGGAGCTGCGCGACCCGCCACGGGCGAAGCCCCGGCGGTAG
- a CDS encoding carbohydrate kinase family protein — protein MAIPHVKPWDVAVVGEIFADHVFTGFPHWPRPGEEVIAQGYVRELGGGSVNTACGLSRLGRRVRLVGLIGDADFDWFEHRLSEFGVGIGGIRLEHDGTGITVSVSMRDDRTFFTYPGANRGLAELLTVPAVVSDLAAARHVHFAMPLSRELAASVLPVLRAAGCTTSIDVGHSPEWLRDPANIATCRDVDLFLPNAAEAALACGDASVEAYVAWVLDNGLARAVLKRGAQGALAVAGGVLSSVAPPTVDAVDTTGAGDAFNAGLIDGWLDDEPLGRALERACICGALCSTAPGALEALPHSPQLRTLREQTYRS, from the coding sequence GTGGCCATTCCCCACGTAAAGCCCTGGGATGTTGCCGTGGTGGGCGAGATCTTCGCCGACCACGTGTTCACCGGGTTCCCCCATTGGCCCAGGCCCGGCGAGGAGGTGATCGCCCAGGGCTACGTACGCGAGCTTGGCGGCGGTAGCGTCAACACCGCTTGCGGGCTCTCCCGCCTGGGGCGGCGCGTCCGCCTCGTCGGGCTGATCGGTGATGCGGATTTCGACTGGTTCGAGCACCGCCTCAGCGAGTTTGGCGTCGGCATCGGAGGCATCCGCCTTGAGCACGATGGCACCGGCATCACCGTCAGCGTATCGATGCGCGACGACCGCACGTTCTTCACCTACCCGGGCGCGAACCGTGGGCTGGCGGAACTGTTGACCGTACCCGCCGTGGTCTCGGACCTCGCGGCGGCTCGCCACGTGCATTTCGCCATGCCACTTTCGAGGGAGCTCGCCGCGAGCGTGCTCCCGGTGCTACGCGCCGCGGGCTGCACCACGTCCATCGACGTCGGCCATAGCCCCGAGTGGTTACGTGACCCTGCCAACATCGCCACCTGCCGCGACGTGGACCTGTTTCTCCCGAATGCCGCCGAGGCAGCGCTCGCCTGCGGCGATGCGTCGGTGGAAGCGTATGTCGCGTGGGTGCTGGATAACGGCCTTGCGCGCGCCGTGTTGAAGCGCGGCGCGCAAGGCGCACTGGCCGTGGCCGGCGGCGTGCTAAGCAGCGTCGCGCCGCCGACGGTCGATGCCGTCGATACCACGGGCGCTGGCGATGCGTTCAATGCCGGCCTCATCGACGGCTGGCTCGATGACGAACCCCTTGGCCGTGCGCTCGAGCGCGCCTGCATCTGCGGCGCGCTGTGCAGCACGGCCCCTGGCGCCCTCGAGGCGCTACCCCATTC
- a CDS encoding beta-galactosidase, whose product MRRREFIAISLLAPLAMSGGAWAGPASDALPDGRPHRFGFGDRRFELDGRPFRIRSGEMHPARIPREYWQHRIRMAKAMGLNTIAIYIMWNHHERQPGVFDWQGENRDMAAFIRLCQAEGLWVYLRPGPYVCGEWTNGGLPAYLLRDPDIKLRTKDDPAFMAATLRYIGQLAGFVKPLMAASGGPILMIQVENEYSMFADDVDYLRALADMWRVHGIDGPFSVSDGWKDLERRKAYLPGAALGLDGADVETLKKGPVYAGDAPVWVGEGYPGWLTHWGESEFAGKDYVDTLRSIIRAGYSFNLYVAHGGTNFGLTAGSNAEDDGSQFQPVITNYDYAAPIDERGRAGPAYAALREVITREAGVTAPKLPPDIPTGHFAAFTPVAKASLWDALGQAIQLPRPGPNEVLFGQDQGLVVYRKRVDHGGTLRLEGVRDYAVIYADGREVGHVSRVTHPSVSSSPDVPIPGNAVIDVLVDTFGHINFGPRLGDHKGLVGPVAFDGAAVRDVQAWPLALDGAWLDQAPALRDAPTRGGVLFEGALSLDTAGDVYLDMSAWNKGYLWVNGHLLGRYWHIGPQQRLYCPGAWLKHGANTVRVLDLHRTEGAPITCAERMHDGLA is encoded by the coding sequence ATGCGCCGCCGGGAATTCATCGCCATCTCGCTCCTCGCGCCCCTGGCCATGTCCGGGGGCGCGTGGGCGGGGCCGGCTTCGGATGCGCTACCCGATGGGCGTCCGCACCGGTTCGGTTTTGGTGACCGGCGGTTCGAGCTTGACGGGCGCCCGTTCCGGATCCGCAGCGGCGAGATGCACCCGGCACGCATTCCCCGTGAGTACTGGCAGCACCGTATCCGCATGGCGAAGGCGATGGGCCTCAATACCATCGCGATCTACATCATGTGGAACCACCACGAGCGTCAGCCCGGGGTCTTCGACTGGCAGGGCGAGAACCGCGACATGGCGGCGTTCATCCGGCTCTGCCAGGCCGAAGGCCTGTGGGTGTACCTGCGGCCGGGTCCTTATGTTTGCGGTGAGTGGACCAACGGCGGGCTTCCTGCCTATCTGTTGCGGGACCCGGATATCAAACTGCGCACGAAGGACGATCCCGCGTTCATGGCGGCGACCCTTCGCTACATCGGCCAGCTTGCCGGCTTCGTAAAGCCGCTCATGGCGGCCAGTGGCGGCCCGATCCTCATGATCCAGGTGGAGAATGAGTATTCGATGTTCGCCGATGATGTGGACTACCTGCGCGCCCTTGCCGACATGTGGCGGGTGCACGGTATCGATGGGCCGTTTTCGGTTTCCGATGGCTGGAAAGATCTCGAGCGGCGCAAGGCGTACCTGCCGGGTGCCGCGCTTGGGCTCGATGGCGCGGACGTCGAGACGCTTAAGAAAGGCCCGGTTTATGCGGGCGATGCGCCCGTGTGGGTCGGCGAGGGTTACCCCGGCTGGCTGACCCACTGGGGTGAGAGTGAATTCGCTGGCAAGGATTACGTCGACACACTGCGATCGATCATCCGCGCCGGATACTCGTTCAACCTCTACGTGGCGCACGGTGGCACGAACTTCGGCCTCACCGCCGGCAGCAATGCCGAGGATGACGGATCGCAGTTCCAGCCGGTGATTACGAATTACGACTACGCGGCGCCCATCGACGAGCGCGGCCGCGCCGGGCCTGCCTACGCGGCACTCCGCGAGGTGATAACCCGCGAGGCGGGCGTCACGGCGCCCAAGCTCCCTCCGGATATACCGACTGGCCACTTCGCCGCCTTTACCCCGGTGGCGAAGGCGTCGCTCTGGGATGCGTTGGGACAGGCGATACAGCTACCGCGACCGGGGCCGAACGAAGTGCTGTTCGGCCAGGACCAGGGCCTTGTCGTGTATCGCAAGCGCGTGGACCATGGCGGCACACTGCGCCTGGAAGGCGTCCGTGACTATGCCGTCATCTATGCCGATGGTCGTGAAGTGGGGCATGTATCGCGCGTGACGCATCCGTCGGTGTCGTCCTCGCCGGACGTACCTATCCCGGGCAATGCCGTCATCGACGTGCTCGTGGATACGTTCGGTCACATCAACTTCGGCCCGCGCCTGGGCGACCACAAGGGCCTGGTGGGTCCGGTCGCGTTTGACGGTGCCGCGGTACGCGATGTGCAGGCATGGCCACTCGCGCTGGATGGCGCGTGGCTGGATCAGGCGCCGGCGTTGCGTGACGCACCCACCCGGGGCGGCGTACTGTTCGAAGGTGCGCTGTCGCTCGACACGGCCGGTGACGTCTATCTGGATATGTCCGCCTGGAACAAGGGTTACCTGTGGGTTAACGGCCACCTGCTGGGGCGGTACTGGCATATCGGCCCGCAGCAGCGGCTGTACTGCCCGGGCGCCTGGTTGAAACACGGTGCGAACACCGTGCGCGTACTCGATCTGCACCGCACCGAAGGTGCGCCCATTACCTGCGCGGAGCGGATGCATGACGGGCTGGCGTGA
- the tehA gene encoding dicarboxylate transporter/tellurite-resistance protein TehA, translating into MVLRRSIPASFFGMVLGLVGLGSNWRNASHLWGLPPAIGEAIMAAAFVVWAVLITCYAMKWLGHREAAVEEARHPVQCCFIGLVPATTALMGVVLAPHSHMLAVLALVIGGVGHVLFSVWRVGDMLQGGREMTTVTPVIYLPSVAGNFITAITAGTLGFPSWGILFFGAGVFTWLALESVIVNRLFHAQELPVALRPTLGIQLAPPVVAVAAWLANTQGLPELLVQAAWGYGLLQFFLLVRLLPWIMKQPFAPSYWAFTFGLTALSGTAISMSSRGLTGAIADVAPVLFVITNVALAIIIIGTIVRAAQDKLLPPAAAPVVTAPATK; encoded by the coding sequence ATGGTGCTCCGCCGCTCCATCCCCGCATCCTTCTTCGGCATGGTCCTGGGCCTGGTGGGCCTCGGGAGCAACTGGCGTAACGCCTCCCACCTGTGGGGTCTTCCTCCCGCGATCGGCGAGGCCATCATGGCCGCCGCGTTCGTGGTCTGGGCGGTGCTGATCACGTGTTATGCCATGAAATGGCTGGGCCACCGTGAGGCGGCCGTGGAGGAGGCGCGGCACCCCGTGCAGTGCTGTTTCATCGGCCTGGTGCCTGCCACCACCGCGCTGATGGGCGTGGTGCTGGCGCCGCATTCGCACATGCTTGCCGTGCTCGCCCTGGTGATCGGTGGGGTGGGGCACGTGCTTTTCAGTGTGTGGCGGGTTGGAGACATGCTGCAGGGCGGCCGTGAGATGACAACGGTGACGCCGGTGATCTACCTGCCATCGGTCGCTGGCAATTTCATCACGGCAATTACTGCCGGAACGCTCGGCTTTCCATCGTGGGGCATCCTGTTCTTTGGTGCAGGTGTTTTCACCTGGCTCGCGCTCGAATCCGTCATCGTCAATCGCTTATTCCACGCACAGGAGTTGCCCGTCGCGTTGCGGCCAACGCTGGGTATCCAACTGGCGCCCCCCGTTGTCGCGGTGGCGGCATGGCTGGCGAATACGCAGGGACTACCCGAGTTGCTTGTGCAGGCTGCGTGGGGTTACGGCCTGCTGCAGTTTTTCCTGCTGGTTCGTCTGCTGCCATGGATCATGAAGCAGCCGTTCGCGCCGAGCTACTGGGCGTTTACCTTCGGATTGACAGCGCTTTCGGGTACCGCGATCAGCATGTCATCGCGTGGCCTGACCGGTGCGATCGCGGATGTGGCGCCAGTGCTTTTCGTAATCACTAACGTAGCGTTGGCGATCATCATCATCGGCACCATCGTGCGCGCAGCACAGGATAAACTGCTGCCCCCGGCGGCGGCACCGGTCGTTACCGCACCCGCTACCAAATGA
- a CDS encoding TonB-dependent receptor codes for MRNEHVLTKKALVLAVCTAFGLLVAPVMAQQASPAGDAPATAGASKTDKDKAEKDKAVQMKALSVVANRYEATSIRMDSVNTVDVLSAKDLQNTAVHNVAEALGLMSGVNVTTTGTGYFGGIDGAARGEGMFASVRGLPSEYNVNLVNGSNVAQGMPYSRSVQLSLLPPSGLQTIVLNKTSTADMDGDAIGGTIDFRTPSAFDFKKDFSGSVTASGRVESRARDYGGSGLGSGLAGELQKKFGEEKQFGFYISGYYDYRNIANSEIGAAESASNDGSWAFLHATAEGENAPGYDPQHNLTSIGTNVGIASGFERRYGGNMSFDWNVDPTLHAYAKASYAYALTEQNTTYNQLLPQDVTYVPTATPGVYTPNIGRIANRFWFETNPERADLATIQLGADKTAGGWTISPNVFWSIGRNDRPEHVEIDGREDKYSQDNFAYNQSSLLSYGGNHFPYPVLTPALLNSVNNIQNMYANDYGEVTKIRSGQKRGGAKLDLRYDFEDGPVQNVKFGVKYSDSSREFTNRDWSTGGINDGTTTLGDLGIFKGDYSQIFPGKYPWVTPDVSRAAVAALIAAHVQPSDLDTCSQLDYNNFNCDTMRGTEAVSAAYAMATIQEGPLEIIPGIRFEHTSIHNTFWTTPQDADGNEQPGYFSNNRTIYNEPLGSLFVNYRPGGNVVFRGSIWQSYTRPAFVQLGGGEQISVSNGVTTITRGNPDLDPIKATNVDLGAEWTTDHGGFFSLTSYYKKLKDYIYDSGGGQANPNTSGVGTVLTKTPMNGGDGRVYGIEATVRQKFEDLPGAWNGLGFSVNATKQNSRVDLGRDGFENERLQQAPRTMANAELFYEKYGFSINLSYHYTGSYISTYDFLNQGAPWDDLWLRPIRRVDLHAGYQMDNGLQFDLQISNLTKQYQYWSHIGQYSLVNSDIVDAGRTALVTVKYSF; via the coding sequence GTGCGTAACGAACATGTATTGACGAAGAAGGCGCTTGTCCTGGCCGTGTGTACGGCCTTCGGCTTGCTCGTCGCGCCAGTCATGGCGCAACAGGCGTCGCCGGCGGGCGATGCGCCTGCAACGGCTGGCGCGAGCAAAACCGACAAGGACAAGGCGGAGAAAGACAAGGCGGTGCAGATGAAGGCGCTAAGCGTCGTCGCGAACCGTTACGAGGCGACCAGCATCCGCATGGACTCGGTGAACACCGTGGACGTGCTCTCGGCCAAGGATCTGCAGAACACGGCCGTGCATAACGTCGCCGAGGCACTGGGCCTCATGTCGGGCGTGAACGTCACCACGACCGGCACGGGCTACTTCGGCGGTATCGATGGCGCGGCGCGCGGCGAAGGCATGTTCGCCTCGGTCCGTGGCCTGCCGTCGGAATACAACGTAAACCTGGTGAACGGCAGCAATGTCGCCCAGGGCATGCCCTATAGCCGCAGCGTGCAGCTAAGCCTGTTGCCGCCCTCCGGCCTCCAGACGATCGTGCTCAACAAGACGTCCACGGCCGACATGGACGGTGACGCCATCGGTGGCACCATCGACTTCCGTACGCCCAGCGCGTTCGACTTCAAGAAGGATTTCAGCGGGAGCGTGACGGCCAGTGGGCGCGTCGAGAGCCGCGCGCGGGACTACGGCGGCAGCGGCCTCGGCAGCGGCCTGGCCGGCGAACTGCAGAAGAAGTTTGGTGAAGAGAAGCAGTTCGGCTTCTATATCAGCGGCTACTACGATTACCGCAACATCGCCAACAGCGAGATCGGCGCGGCGGAAAGCGCGTCGAATGACGGCTCCTGGGCATTCCTGCATGCGACTGCCGAGGGTGAGAATGCGCCGGGCTACGATCCGCAGCACAACCTGACCAGTATCGGCACGAACGTCGGCATCGCCTCCGGCTTCGAGCGCCGCTATGGCGGCAACATGTCGTTCGACTGGAACGTGGATCCGACCCTGCACGCGTATGCAAAGGCCTCGTACGCCTACGCGCTGACTGAACAGAACACAACGTACAACCAGTTGCTGCCGCAGGATGTGACCTACGTCCCGACGGCCACCCCGGGCGTCTACACACCCAACATCGGGCGTATCGCCAATCGTTTCTGGTTCGAAACCAACCCGGAGCGCGCCGACCTGGCCACGATCCAGTTGGGCGCGGACAAGACCGCGGGCGGCTGGACGATCTCGCCCAACGTGTTCTGGAGCATTGGCCGCAACGATCGACCCGAGCATGTGGAAATCGACGGGCGTGAGGACAAGTACTCGCAGGATAATTTCGCGTACAACCAGAGCTCGCTGCTCAGCTACGGCGGCAACCACTTCCCGTACCCGGTACTGACCCCGGCACTGCTGAACTCGGTTAACAACATCCAGAACATGTACGCCAACGACTACGGCGAGGTCACGAAGATCCGCTCCGGCCAGAAGCGTGGCGGTGCCAAGCTTGATCTTCGCTATGACTTCGAAGACGGCCCGGTACAGAACGTGAAGTTTGGCGTGAAGTACAGCGACAGCTCGCGCGAGTTCACGAACCGCGACTGGTCCACCGGCGGCATCAACGATGGCACGACCACGCTGGGTGATCTTGGCATCTTCAAGGGCGACTACAGCCAGATCTTCCCGGGCAAGTACCCGTGGGTGACGCCGGACGTGAGCCGCGCCGCGGTGGCGGCGCTGATCGCTGCGCACGTCCAGCCCTCCGACCTGGATACCTGTAGCCAGCTCGATTACAACAACTTCAACTGCGACACCATGCGCGGCACCGAGGCGGTATCCGCGGCATACGCCATGGCTACCATCCAGGAAGGCCCGCTGGAGATCATCCCGGGCATTCGCTTCGAGCATACGTCGATACACAATACGTTCTGGACGACGCCCCAGGACGCCGACGGCAACGAGCAGCCGGGTTACTTCTCGAACAACCGCACGATCTACAACGAGCCGCTGGGTAGCCTCTTCGTCAACTATCGTCCCGGTGGCAACGTCGTGTTCCGCGGATCGATCTGGCAGAGCTATACCCGCCCGGCCTTCGTCCAGCTGGGTGGCGGCGAGCAGATCAGCGTTTCCAACGGCGTGACCACGATCACCCGCGGCAACCCGGACCTCGATCCGATCAAGGCGACCAACGTGGACCTGGGCGCGGAATGGACCACCGACCACGGTGGCTTCTTCTCGCTGACCAGTTATTACAAGAAACTGAAGGATTACATCTACGACAGCGGCGGCGGCCAGGCCAACCCGAATACCTCGGGCGTGGGGACCGTGTTGACGAAGACGCCCATGAACGGCGGCGATGGCCGGGTTTACGGTATCGAGGCGACCGTGCGCCAGAAGTTCGAGGACCTTCCTGGTGCGTGGAACGGCCTGGGCTTCAGTGTCAACGCCACCAAGCAGAACTCGCGCGTCGACCTGGGCCGCGACGGTTTCGAGAACGAGCGCCTGCAGCAGGCCCCGCGCACGATGGCCAATGCAGAGCTTTTCTACGAGAAGTACGGTTTCTCGATCAACCTGAGCTACCACTACACCGGCTCGTATATTTCCACGTATGACTTCCTGAACCAGGGCGCGCCGTGGGATGACCTGTGGCTGCGGCCGATCCGCCGCGTCGACCTCCATGCCGGGTACCAGATGGATAACGGCCTGCAGTTCGACCTGCAGATCAGCAACCTCACCAAGCAGTACCAGTACTGGTCGCACATTGGACAGTACAGCCTGGTGAATTCGGATATCGTCGATGCAGGCCGCACCGCGCTGGTCACCGTGAAGTACTCGTTCTGA
- a CDS encoding APC family permease: MTGWREGDTRVITNTAPPRAIGFWGGLSANVLNMIGIGPFVTIPLALSALAGPAVLLGWIAGALLCLCDGLVWAELGSTIPESGGPYHYLREAYGRKRAGRLFGFLYLWQTLLTAPLSIGSAAVGFAQYAGYLMPSLGEGGRVLVAATLCLLNTAILYRKVGDIQKLSLVVTTAVVAAAVWIVFTGITHFDAATAKHFMDAPVPSGKGFWLGLGAVSLIAVYDYGGYNNVCMLGGEVKRPRRTIPMAVLISIPVVAVLYLGLNVSILGVLPWEQAAHSTAVVADMMQAVHGAWGGTVAVVLILVASWGSALVVLLGYSRVPYAAASEGQFFKPFARLHPRDGFPTVSLLFVGITSALACFLSLEKLISMLMVVQILFQYIAQCFAVVALRRRDRNADVFRMPLYPLPIAISVAGWLYLVATSGVSTMLTAVVAIAVGSVLFLWQARRTRTWPFPT; the protein is encoded by the coding sequence ATGACGGGCTGGCGTGAAGGCGATACCAGGGTGATTACGAATACCGCACCGCCGCGCGCGATCGGCTTTTGGGGTGGCCTGTCGGCGAATGTGCTGAACATGATCGGCATCGGGCCGTTCGTCACCATTCCGCTGGCACTCAGCGCGCTGGCGGGGCCGGCGGTGCTGCTGGGCTGGATCGCGGGTGCGCTGCTTTGCCTGTGCGATGGCCTGGTGTGGGCGGAGCTCGGCTCGACCATTCCGGAATCCGGTGGCCCGTACCATTACCTGCGCGAGGCCTACGGCCGTAAACGGGCAGGGCGGTTGTTCGGCTTCCTGTACCTGTGGCAGACCCTGCTGACCGCGCCACTCTCGATCGGCTCGGCGGCGGTGGGCTTCGCGCAGTACGCAGGCTACCTCATGCCATCGCTGGGGGAGGGTGGCCGCGTGCTCGTAGCGGCCACGCTGTGCCTGCTGAACACCGCGATCCTCTATCGCAAGGTCGGGGACATCCAGAAACTGTCGCTGGTGGTCACTACTGCCGTCGTTGCCGCTGCCGTGTGGATCGTCTTCACCGGCATCACGCACTTCGACGCGGCCACGGCAAAGCATTTCATGGACGCGCCGGTGCCATCCGGCAAGGGTTTCTGGCTGGGCCTTGGCGCCGTGTCCCTTATCGCGGTGTATGACTACGGCGGCTACAACAACGTGTGCATGCTGGGCGGTGAAGTGAAGAGGCCGCGGCGTACCATCCCCATGGCCGTGCTCATTTCGATTCCCGTGGTCGCTGTGCTCTACCTTGGCCTCAATGTCAGCATCCTCGGCGTATTGCCCTGGGAGCAGGCGGCGCATTCCACGGCGGTCGTGGCCGACATGATGCAGGCCGTGCACGGCGCGTGGGGCGGTACGGTCGCTGTCGTGCTCATCCTTGTCGCCAGTTGGGGTTCCGCGTTGGTGGTGTTGCTGGGCTACTCGCGCGTCCCGTATGCGGCTGCTTCGGAAGGCCAGTTCTTCAAGCCATTTGCCCGCCTGCACCCGCGCGATGGCTTTCCCACGGTATCGCTGCTGTTTGTTGGCATCACCTCCGCGCTCGCCTGCTTTCTTTCGCTGGAAAAGCTGATCAGCATGCTGATGGTGGTGCAGATCCTGTTCCAGTACATCGCGCAGTGCTTCGCCGTGGTGGCGCTGCGCCGGCGCGATCGCAACGCGGATGTTTTCCGCATGCCGCTCTATCCGCTGCCCATTGCCATCAGCGTGGCCGGCTGGCTTTACCTCGTCGCGACCAGCGGCGTTTCCACCATGCTCACCGCCGTCGTCGCCATCGCGGTGGGTAGTGTCCTTTTCCTATGGCAAGCACGGAGGACACGCACGTGGCCATTCCCCACGTAA